A genomic region of Trifolium pratense cultivar HEN17-A07 linkage group LG3, ARS_RC_1.1, whole genome shotgun sequence contains the following coding sequences:
- the LOC123918888 gene encoding ABC transporter C family member 3-like isoform X3 has translation MVSCLFLCYVGCSINNMTKLSPLEESLLNGEASVNKDSDAKNTLKSCYSNAGFFSILTFSWMSPLITLGSKKTLDHEDLPLLSTNDSAYGTFSTFKKKLELECGNVRNLTTINLTKVLFFSTWQGILLSGFFAFLFVCASFVGPYLIDNFVQYLNDENKAKNEGYILAMMFVAANLVDSLCQKHFIFKIQQVGVQMQSMLVSMIYTKGLTLSCQSKAEHSSGEIINLLTVDAERIGEFCWYMHDIWMAVLQVSLALFILHRSVGVASVATFAATVVVMLLNHPIASLQEKFQGKLMEFKDKRMKATSEILMNMRILKLQAWEMKFLSKIIQIRKLEEIWLKKFLVGSAIVRFLFFNAPTFIAVVTFGTCVLIGIPLESGKILSALATFRILQLPIYSLPDTISVIAETKVSVDRIAAFLRLDDLQADVVEKIPRSSSDIAIEIEYGNFSWDLSSVNTTLKNINLRVSHGMRVAVCGTVGSGKSSLLTCIIGEMPKLSGTLKVCGTKAYVAQSPWIQSGKIEENILFGREMDREKYERVLDACSLNKDLEVLPFGDQTIIGEKGINLSGGQKQRVQIARALYQDADIYLLDDPFSAVDAHTGSHLFKECLLNLLKTKTVIYITHQVEFLPDADLILVMKDGRIIQSGKYNDLLTSGTEFMELVGAHRAALSSVKSLERRNTFKESSITGEDTGLLSDFELEQEVENIDDRNGKLDYTVEQKGQLVQDEEREKGTIGLKVFWTYITIAYGGALVPFIFLSQILTVVLQIASNYWMALATPVSATAEPNIGSLTLMVVYVSLSIGSSFATLARTVLAVISGYKTATLLFNQMHSSFIRAPMSFFDSTPSGRILNRASTDQSAIDMSISNLAWAFTYRVVQLFGNVAVMSQAAWQVIIVLIPVVAASIWYQVLRDWL, from the exons GTCTATTTCTATGTTATGTTGGATGTTCTATTAACAATATGACTAAACTTAGCCCTCTTGAAGAGTCCCTTTTGAATGGTGAAGCTAGTGTAAACAAGGATTCTGATGCCAAAAACACACTAAAATCCTGTTATTCAAATGCTGGATTTTTCAGCATTCTTACTTTCTCATGGATGAGTCCACTAATAACTTTAGGCAGTAAAAAGACTTTAGACCATGAAGACCTTCCACTGCTTTCTACTAACGACAGTGCCTATGGAACTTtttcaacttttaaaaaaaagcttGAGTTGGAGTGTGGTAATGTTAGGAATTTGACCACTATTAACCTCACCAAGGTTTTGTTCTTCTCAACTTGGCAAGGGATTCTTCTATCTGGCTTTTTTGCATTCTTGTTCGTATGTGCTTCTTTTGTTGGACCCTACCTTATAGACAATTTTGTGCAATACCTCAATGATGAAAACAAAGCTAAAAATGAAGGCTATATTTTGGCTATGATGTTTGTTGCGGCAAATCTTGTCGACTCTCTTTGTCAGAAGCACTTTATATTTAAGATCCAACAGGTTGGTGTTCAGATGCAATCAATGTTGGTGTCAATGATCTATACTAAAGGTTTGACTCTTTCGTGTCAATCGAAAGCGGAACACAGTAGCGGCGAAATCATCAACTTATTGACGGTTGATGCTGAAAGGATAGGTGAATTTTGTTGGTACATGCATGATATATGGATGGCTGTTCTTCAAGTTTCTTTGGCTTTGTTTATTCTTCATAGAAGTGTAGGGGTTGCTTCAGTAGCTACTTTTGCCGCCACCGTAGTTGTGATGTTGCTAAACCATCCTATCGCATCATTGCAAGAGAAATTCCAAGGTAAGTTAATGGAGTTCAAAGATAAAAGAATGAAGGCGACGTCTGAGATTCTAATGAACATGAGGATTCTCAAACTGCAAGCGTGGGAGATGAAGTTCTTATCAAAGATCATTCAGATTAGGAAGTTAGAGGAGATTTGGCTAAAGAAATTTCTTGTTGGTTCAGCAATTGTTAGATTTCTGTTTTTTAATGCGCCGACATTTATTGCTGTGGTTACTTTTGGTACTTGTGTTCTTATAGGCATTCCACTTGAATCAGGAAAGATCTTATCTGCACTTGCAACATTCAGAATTCTTCAACTGCCTATTTATAGTCTTCCCGACACAATTTCAGTGATTGCAGAAACCAAGGTTTCTGTAGATAGGATTGCTGCGTTTCTTCGTCTAGATGATTTGCAGGCCGATGTAGTGGAAAAGATTCCACGCAGTAGTTCTGATATAGCAATTGAAATTGAATATGGAAATTTCAGTTGGGATTTATCTTCTGTCAATACAACGTTGAAAAACATAAATCTTAGAGTTTCTCATGGAATGAGGGTTGCAGTTTGTGGTACTGTTGGATCAGGAAAGTCTAGTTTACTTACTTGTATAATAGGGGAAATGCCAAAGCTATCTGGAACCTTGAAGGTGTGTGGAACAAAGGCTTATGTTGCTCAATCGCCATGGATACAGAGTGGGAAGATAGAAGAAAATATACTCTTTGGTAGAGAAATGGATAGGGAAAAGTATGAGAGGGTACTAGATGCATGTTCATTGAATAAAGACTTAGAGGTTTTACCATTCGGTGATCAGACCATTATTGGAGAAAAGGGAATCAATTTGAGTGGTGGACAGAAGCAAAGAGTACAAATAGCTCGTGCTCTGTACCAAGATGCTGATATATATCTGCTCGATGATCCCTTTAGTGCTGTTGATGCTCATACAGGATCCCATCTCTTTAAG GAGTGTTTGCTTAACCTTCTGAAAACAAAAACTGTGATATACATAACACATCAAGTAGAGTTCTTGCCTGATGCTGATCTGATACTG GTCATGAAAGATGGAAGGATAATTCAATCAGGAAAATACAATGACCTTCTTACGTCCGGAACAGAGTTTATGGAACTTGTAGGTGCACATAGAGCAGCATTGTCTTCAGTAAAGTCCTTAGAGAGAAGGAATACATTTAAAGAATCGAGTATTACTGGGGAAGACACAGGTTTATTAAGTGATTTTGAACTTGAGCAAGAAGTGGAAAACATAGATGATCGAAATGGCAAGTTAGATTACACAGTTGAACAGAAAGGCCAACTTGTTCAAGATGAAGAACGGGAAAAGGGTACAATTGGACTTAAAGTGTTCTGGACATACATCACAATAGCTTATGGAGGAGCCCTTGTACCTTTTATATTTCTTTCACAGATACTCACTGTGGTTTTACAGATCGCAAGCAATTATTGGATGGCATTGGCAACTCCTGTTTCCGCAACTGCAGAACCAAATATTGGAAGCCTTACTCTTATGGTTGTCTATGTTTCTTTATCAATTGGAAGTTCTTTTGCCACCCTTGCCAGAACAGTTCTTGCAGTTATATCTGGATACAAGACTGCCACCTTGCTCTTCAATCAAATGCATTCCAGCTTTATTCGAGCACCGATGTCTTTTTTTGACTCCACACCAAGTGGAAGAATTCTTAATAGA